In Brachypodium distachyon strain Bd21 chromosome 5, Brachypodium_distachyon_v3.0, whole genome shotgun sequence, the genomic window TTGTtggtaacaaaaaaaaatcaactgacataaaaaaaaggtctGCCTATATTTATTGAAAAGACATAAATTGTCCAGTTATTGCGAATTTTGTCTGAACCTGTGAAATTTTTGCGAGAGCAATATTTACCGAGAAAAATCTAAACAGCCTTGATAATTTGATTGACTTTGGTAATAAGTATTAAATGGACAAATAAATCGAGTTCCTTTGCATTTCATGGCCAAATTCGAGTTCGTCGTGGGTAAATAATAAGGAACATGTCTTTGATGTTCGTATATAAGTGAAACATGCATCTTTGGCACCGACCGTTGAGGCGGTAAAGAAGGGTACGTATTATCATCGTACAAACTGGGCATTCTCTTCTTTCCATTACGAAACATAATGAACATACACGGTCAGATAAAAAAAGAATGTTGTTATCATTAGAAAAGAgtagaaaaaacaacaatatGTGCAAGTGATCCTCAACATGATGGGACGAGAGACGATGGGCCAAAAATGCATGTGTTGGTAAGAGACGTTGTCGGTCACTTTAGCACAATTGCAGTCGGCCTTTTCTTTGTGCATATGGAAAAGAATCTATATTTGTTCGCGTGGTGATGAAAACAAAGTGTTATAGCTTTACCTGTGCTTGGTCATCTTCGTACCTCAAAAAATTAGTTCATATTGTGCTATAATTTTATCACATCAATTACGAATGAATCCTAATgtataaactctataaaatTGAAGCCCCACTAAGTGCAGTTAATGTAGCAAGCTTTACATGCAGCCTATCCACGTCAGCGTACATGCATCCATCGACTCGATTTACTCTACAAATCACGGTGATTTCCGTCCGTTGCAAATTTTCGTTGGTAATGATCTAATTCATTGGACCATCACGTACAGCGAACAGCCCACTATTTTGCGTCCAGCCCACTATCGTTGGAACGACCAACCGGGTGCAGTTCGTCTTTCTCATCCGGCCAGTCGCCAGATATCCCTTGCGTCGTCTCGATGGGTTGTTctgccgccgctccgcctccgccctcgccAGTAACCGACGGGCCTTCATTCCCTCTCATTTACAGCAAAACGCCCGTGTCCCAAGCTATGCGTGTCCGTTCCACCCGTTGGACGCACCACTACCCCGTGATCTGCGTCGATTCCCTGCCTAGCCTCTTCAAGACGTCGTAAACTGGTGGGCAGAACTGACGGGAAGGCAAGCGGTCGCCGGCTTCCTATATCATCATCGCCCGCCCATCACATCCATGCCCAAAATACCTGCACTTCTTCGCTTCCTTTGTCCATCTCCTGCGCCCACACGCGGCATGCCTCACGATGCCTCTTCAATCCAGACTATTGGCTCCATGCACTTCCACATCAACTTCTACATGAATCCATCCGACCAAGAAGCGAAAGATGAACGTGCATTTGTTGGTTTGTGCTCTGGTACCATACTCTCCAGGTCAACTCCACTAGGGTGTGCGAATTGGATTGCCGATACTATATGTATACGTGGGTGCAATGAGGTTGTTTTTGACGAAATGTGTTATAAGCTTTAGGGACATAGACATCACCAATTGATGGCTTATTATTTCACTATTGCATTGTTTTTGTCTCtgttcttgtttttgttaCAGCACAGTCTCAAACAGACCTGCATGCCCTCAACTAGGAGGGATCAATACCTACAGGTGTTGCCTTCTCAGATTCCACAACAGGTCGTCTATTTCACATTCAAATAGTCATCGATCcatgtattttgttttgtgtctTATCTGCCAGTGCCCATCTATCTCCAATGTAAGTTGGTTTTCTGATTTCCTAATTTGCTCTTCAGTTTTTTCAATATGCATAATAATATGGATGTTTGGATAGTTAGGgaattataaaataaattgaaaTTATACAATTTTTATTGTATTGTATTCTAATGTGAGAGTATATTTGAATGCTACAGAATCAAGCTTCGTAGAGTTGGTAGACTGCCTGCTAGATGCCCAATGAAATGTGTTAGCTATCTAACAATCTAAGAATCAGAAATAAATTTAAGGTAGCAACCACATGCAAAACAGTATTGATGTTGTCCGATATCTATAGTAAGGGGGAATGAATTGTCCTTGGGGATCAATCTATTTCTAATTGTACTAATCAAATGGTTGAATCTTTTGTTGATTAATACCATTCTCCATTGTCTGGAATATACTATTCTATAGTTAACATCGCATATTTTCCATCGCTTGTTTCAAGTTTAACTATTTGGAACCGTTTTACAAGGAAAATTTTCTGGTTCTTATCAGCATTTGTGGAGATAGAAGCAAGTTGACTACCTTTATATTATTTGTGCCAGCTTTGACAATATTCTGtaatgcatttttcttttcctgccaATGCAGATCATCTCTACTAAATTTTTAGTGTTCATCTCTCATCTGATTTTGAATTACTCTGCCTTGGACTTTGACTTGATTGCAGGTTAGAGAAGCATATGTGCCAACTTGCATTGACAGAGACTCTTTTGCCTATGTTTTTGCCTAAGATTTCCCTTTGTAAACACCATACGTACTACTCAGTATTCTATGTCACAGTTTACTAACTGATCATACTAATGATAGCGGCATACTCTTTGGGAGACACTCATAGGTACAACATGTTTATCACATCGATTttgtaaatatatttttcattccCCTTTTAACTAATTGATTTTGAGATAATATCccgcagcaacgcgcggggtatCCACTAGTTAATATAGACACCAATGCTCGAAGTTACATCCAGTAGACCAAGTCCACGTCCATGATCGAGTAGGCCAATGATGTGACAACGAGGTTGCTCCTCACTTTGAGTTTGAGTACCTCAAGCTTGCAAGCAATAGTTGCTTAAAAGTACCCACTCAACTATTCAAGCCATTCATCCGTTGACCAGGACAAAGGAGCTCACAAAAagcaaagaaagagagaaaaagcGTGGCCATGTATTACGGATTTACTGTTGCTCTTTGAATTCTCGCCTTAATGAGTTATAATATCAAGTTGTCTTGCACGAGCAGTTTCATAGACCAACTTGAAAATTGGTGTCAGATAATATATCAACCTGTTAATTGGGTTGATTATCAGTCAGATAGGCTCATGTGTCCCTGCCAGTGTGGCAAAAGTCGCACGTCATGTCTTTTTCATTTGTACAAAAAGCCCTTTCCTTAGATGATCTCTTAAAAAAGCGCATAATAGGACTGCCAACTGcccttcatcctcttcttctgcgtAATACTCCCCATGTTCCTTAAATTACAGCAtatattgtttcctttgatggagcctttgaccaagaattagtctattaatatatactttttgtgaaataaaattgatatcattgtatTTGTATTCGTATTTGAAAGTAATTGCTTATAGTTATGCtttgtatcacataagtcaCACATCGACGGAGTAATGCTTGGTCAAACGCTCGgttaaagaaaacaatatacaccattatttaaggaacggagggagtatgtctGTGGATGAATGAGACGAAGAGACGATCGGGATGACAGAAGAGAGGATACGAAGTGCTATGGAAGAAAATTAGAATATGACTAGGCCTGCGGGGAGGAAGAACCCCCCAGTGTATTGTTTCAAAGAAAAAGTCCCTCTCACATAGGCCAAGAAAATCTCTGAACCTCACGCCCAACCATACACAGTGGCACCGCAACCCACGTAAGATCAAAGCCAGAATTAGACCTGTGCTTTGGCGTGGGACTGACATGGGGACCCATTTGTTTTAACCCTTTTAGCCTGAAATTCACTCCCACTGGGAGTCAAACCCGGTACTAGAGGGTGTTACCAGAGGCTCCTTCGCAaacggtttttcttttttttttgaatgtTTCCATCTCAAAGGTCGCCCGGGGATGAAAATTGGAGACGTCTGAGGActaaaacacaaaaaaaaaacgcctCAAGGTCCAGCGTGGCAGCCACGTTTCGCAATTCGGACTAGATCGACCACTAGTCATCCATTAGCAAGTTGATGTACCACTTGACCtcaattttgttgttgtatgaaacTGCTCGCGCAAGACAAATTATAGTATAGCACATATTATTACCTCTCGCTTACACATGAGCATATATTCATATGTGAAGGTGTGGTGAGCAAataaggatttttttttcacacgACGAAAATAAGGATTTTGGTTACACCATAACTGTATAGGCCGAACCATCGCCATGTCGAGTATCATAATTTGGACGCATCAAGTTTTTAGAAACGAAAGCAATGACTTAGGATCGATAGCGTCGTAATCTTAGCCCAAAAAAGACAGTCTCAATGTTCTTCAAATATGAGCTAAGTTGACCGGTCGTTTTGGATCCGGTATGCTAAAACATTACAAACTCTGATCATCTATCTTTTTCAGTATGTGTAACCTAAATCTAATTCGTCATGTGTCTAAATTCAGCTGATACTGCATTTTAACTTGGTCTCATTTGTGAGTCGAGAAAACGCATTGCCTTAAACCAGACcaaatttgcaacatgaaacgacgagaaatgaaaaaagagagagagaggtttttttttcctcgtaGCATAACACCACTCGCCGCTTGAACCCTGAgcccccctcgccgccgccgccgccgccgcacctcTGAGGGCGAGCAGAGCAGGAGCGCCGCAACGGTGGGCAGGCTAGGCCTAGTAGCACCGCCGAGTCCTGGACATGGCGGGGGTGTTGGGGGCGCTCAGGCCGTATGTGAAGCCCTGCATCGCCGGCTCCCTCATCAGCGTCACCGTCGCCGACCGCTACGCCTACCTGACCCCCATCCATGGCGCCTCCATGAACCCCACCTTCGAGGGAAAGACAGGTAACTAACCTCAACCCCCACCTCATCACCACCGCCGGCAATTAACCGGATTCGCGACTGACTGATTATTGGTtcctcaccgccgccggccaggtGAATACGCGCTGGTGGAGCGGTCCTGCCTCCAACGCCACCAATTCTcccgcggcgacgtcgtcgtcTTCACGTAAGGCCGTCGCGGCTGGGTCACCAAGTTTCTTGATGCTTGGATCATGGGTGGACGGATTATGCAGATACCAGATCTtgatgttgctgttgctgttgctgtttcTGCTGCTGCGTGTTTGTAGGTCGCCGAGGGACCACCGGAGCAAAGTGGTCAAGAGGTTGATTGGGTTGCCCGGCGACTGGATCCAGGTCCCGGAGACGGCGGACATCCGGCAGATACCGCAGGGCCACTGCTGGGTTGAAGGGGACAATGGCAGCGTCAGCTTCGACTCGAGAGATTATGGCCCCGTAAGAGATTCTACATCTCCCATGAAGTTTCGCCCTTATTTCTCATCATCTTGCTAGACACACctgcgattttttttttgaaaggaggGAAGCCCTCTTGCTCTGCATAGACACAACTAGAACTGCATGTGTGGTGCCATTCACATTTCTCCTTTTTAGGAGATGCACAAAAGATGCCTGCAATTTGTGCTACCAATGCTGATGGCATTGCTGAATTGCAATTTCTGTTTGTGGCTGATGTTGGCTCAGAAAGATGTTTGAT contains:
- the LOC100828250 gene encoding mitochondrial inner membrane protease subunit 2 isoform X1, yielding MAGVLGALRPYVKPCIAGSLISVTVADRYAYLTPIHGASMNPTFEGKTGEYALVERSCLQRHQFSRGDVVVFTSPRDHRSKVVKRLIGLPGDWIQVPETADIRQIPQGHCWVEGDNGSVSFDSRDYGPVPLGLMRGRVTHVVWPPHRIGRVDRKIPEGRVMPQQHF
- the LOC100828250 gene encoding mitochondrial inner membrane protease subunit 2 isoform X2, whose protein sequence is MAGVLGALRPYVKPCIAGSLISVTVADRYAYLTPIHGASMNPTFEGKTGEYALVERSCLQRHQFSRGDVVVFTSPRDHRSKVVKRLIGLPGDWIQVPETADIRQIPQGHCWVEGDNGSVSFDSRDYGPMDVWPHKEGPSPD